One region of Armigeres subalbatus isolate Guangzhou_Male chromosome 3, GZ_Asu_2, whole genome shotgun sequence genomic DNA includes:
- the LOC134222656 gene encoding uncharacterized protein LOC134222656, translating to MSRSQAATYKVLVAKLTEVQQSFNDIWGFVEDFPEDASLNQVTVRLERLDELREKFSEYLIEVQTHDNHDDKANPLTKERQEFNGRFYQAKAFLLDQVKLKQEPVDLNQTNATGVGNLDHVRLPQIKLQTFGGNVEEWLSFRDLFSSLIHGKAELPEVEKFYYLKGCLQGEPKNLIDSLPITSANYKIAWDLLLKRYDNSKHLKKLQVQALFKLPCLTKESSSDLHTLVDGFERIVQTLDNIVQPADYRDLLLVNMLTTRLDPVTRRGWEEFSSTKQQDTVEELSDYLQRRIRMLESLPAKAAESRGAIQWQQSSKSKASNIKSSFSTTQTVGGRCVVCGASHLLFQCSVFQGMPQFEREGVLSHSLCRNCFKPGHHAKECQSKFSCRFCQNRHHSLVCFRPGRESSSKPMVITKPTKSTASREVRDSTEPSTSRATPSVNPSVLDPQVSNMATADTVMGHGSTQQARVLLATAVVIVEDNSGHRYPARALLDSGSESNFVTERLSQRMKVRRTKVDVKIHGIGQEVTKVRQQLEATVRSRLTEFSQRMSFLVLPKVTVNLPTSSINIEEWNVPDGVELADPSFNVSGRQISLGDRLPALNESVFGWVVCGGASVSNQSLNISCNVSASEGLEELVARFRSCEEVGVTENYSPHEARCEEHFVRTVRRGEDGRYTVSLPKDEDILGRIGESRGIAVRRLQSTERRLAKDAELRGQYRSFMEEYLQLGHMTKVEIAQIQPKRCYLPHHPVVKQASTTTKVRVVFNASSETSTRVTLNDALLVGPIIQDDLRSIIMRSRTKQVMRLADVEKMFRQVLFCKEDRPLQSILWRSSPEEEISAFQLNTVTYGTKPAPFLATRVLKQLSDDEEEGFPLAAQAVREDTYMDDVITGTNEVDEAVELRKQLQGLMESGGFKLRKWASNHLQALHGVSDVDLALPSTEICLDPDPSVKTLGLTWMPGTDTLRFQFNVPPLDEAESLTKRKVLSIIATLFDPLGLIGAAITAYKVFMQMLWTLKNEDQERLDWDQQLPKTVGETWRLFHQQLPIINQIRINRCVIIPEATRIELHCFSDASETAY from the exons ATGTCGAGGAGCCAAGCTGCGACGTATAAGGTGCTGGTAGCCAAGCTGACGGAGGTGCAGCAATCTTTCAACGATATTTGGGGCTTCGTTGAAGATTTTCCTGAGGATGCCTCACTCAACCAAGTCACGGTTCGTTTAGAAAGGCTAGACGAATTGCGTGAGAAGTTTTCCGAGTACCTTATCGAGGTCCAAACGCACGATAACCACGACGATAAAGCGAACCCTTTAACAAAGGAGAGGCAGGAGTTCAACGGACGCTTCTACCAAGCGAAAGCGTTTTTGTTGGACCAGGTCAAGCTGAAGCAAGAGCCAGTGGACTTGAATCAGACCAATGCGACTGGTGTTGGAAACCTTGATCATGTCAGGTTACCGCAGATCAAGCTCCAAACTTTTGGTGGAAACGTGGAGGAGTGGCTTAGCTTCCGCGATCTCTTTTCTTCCTTGATCCATGGCAAGGCGGAGCTCCCTGAGGTAGAAAAGTTCTACTATCTCAAGGGGTGTCTACAAGGGGAACCGAAGAACTTGATCGATTCTCTCCCGATCACCAGTGCCAATTACAAGATCGCTTGGGATCTCCTACTCAAGCGGTATGACAACAGCAAGCATCTGAAGAAGCTCCAAGTGCAAGCGCTGTTCAAGCTTCCGTGTTTGACGAAGGAGTCCTCGTCAGATCTGCACACACTCGTCGACGGCTTCGAGAGAATAGTGCAGACCTTGGACAATATTGTTCAGCCCGCGGATTATCGAGATTTGCTGTTGGTCAACATGCTTACTACACGCTTGGATCCGGTCACGCGGCGGGGATGGGAGGAGTTTTCGTCCACCAAACAACAAGACACGGTGGAAGAGTTGAGCGATTACCTTCAGCGGCGCATTCGTATGCTGGAATCTCTTCCAGCGAAGGCAGCAGAATCAAGAGGCGCTATCCAGTGGCAGCAATCTAGTAAATCCAAGGCTTCCAACATCAAGAGTAGCTTCAGCACTACTCAGACGGTAGGAGGACGATGTGTAGTATGCGGCGCCAGTCACTTGCTGTTCCAATGCAGCGTTTTTCAAGGGATGCCGCAGTTTGAAAGGGAAGGAGTGCTCAGCCACTCGCTGTGCCGCAATTGCTTCAAACCTGGGCACCACGCAAAGGAGTGCCAGTCTAAATTCTCATGTCGTTTCTGCCAAAACCGCCATCATTCGCTGGTGTGCTTTAGGCCTGGTAGGGAGAGTTCATCGAAGCCAATGGTGATTACAAAGCCTACGAAATCCACCGCTTCAAGAGAAGTTCGCGATTCCACGGAGCCATCTACTTCACGTGCCACTCCAAGTGTCAACCCTAGTGTACTCGATCCCCAAGTATCCAACATGGCGACTGCAGACACGGTTATGGGACATGGATCTACTCAACAGGCAAGGGTACTGTTGGCGACTGCTGTCGTGATTGTCGAGGACAACAGTGGACATCGTTATCCAGCTCGCGCTCTTTTAGACTCTGGATCGGAGAGCAACTTTGTGACTGAAAGACTCAGTCAACGGATGAAAGTCAGGCGCACCAAAGTGGACGTCAAGATTCATGGGATTGGCCAGGAAGTTACCAAGGTTAGGCAGCAGCTTGAGGCCACCGTTCGATCGAGGCTGACGGAATTCTCTCAGCGCATGAGTTTCCTCGTTCTACCTAAGGTAACCGTCAACCTACCGACTTCATCGATCAACATTGAGGAGTGGAACGTCCCAGATGGAGTCGAATTGGCCGATCCATCGTTCAATGT aagCGGGCGCCAGATTTCATTGGGAGATCGACTGCCGGCCCTTAATGAGTCCGTTTTCGGTTGGGTCGTTTGTGGAGGAGCATCGGTTTCCAACCAATCGCTGAACATCAGCTGCAACGTGTCGGCTTCAGAAGGTCTTGAAGAATTAGTAGCCCGATTTCGGTCCTGCGAGGAGGTCGGAGTTACCGAAAACTATTCGCCACACGAAGCGCGTTGCGAGGAGCACTTTGTTCGAACGGTCCGACGTGGGGAGGACGGCCGTTATACCGTTTCGTTGCCGAAGGATGAAGACATTTTGGGTCGAATTGGCGAGTCAAGGGGCATTGCAGTTCGTCGTCTTCAAAGCACGGAGCGCAGGTTAGCGAAGGATGCAGAGCTCCGTGGCCAATACCGCTCTTTCATGGAGGAGTATCTTCAACTCGGCCACATGACCAAGGTCGAGATAGCTCAAATTCAACCGAAACGCTGCTATCTACCACACCACCCGGTAGTTAAGCAAGCCAGCACTACAACCAAGGTTCGTGTTGTGTTCAATGCTTCAAGCGAAACGTCGACTAGGGTGACGTTGAATGATGCACTGCTAGTGGGACCCATCATTCAAGACGATCTACGATCGATCATCATGCGGAGTCGGACGAAACAGGTGATGCGTTTAGCGGACGTCGAAAAAATGTTTCGACAGGTCCTGTTTTGTAAGGAAGACAGACCCTTGCAATCCATTttgtggcgttcatcaccggaAGAGGAAATCAGCGCGTTTCAGCTGAATACTGTCACGTACGGCACGAAACCAGCACCCTTTTTGGCTACAAGGGTTTTGAAGCAGCTCTCAGACGACGAGGAAGAAGGGTTTCCGCTCGCTGCCCAGGCAGTACGGGAGGACACGTACATGGACGACGTGATAACTGGCACAAACGAGGTGGATGAAGCGGTAGAGTTGAGGAAGCAGCTACAAGGTTTAATGGAGTCTGGAGGATTCAAGCTCCGGAAGTGGGCGTCCAATCATCTGCAGGCGCTGCATGGAGTTTCAGATGTAGATTTAGCATTGCCGTCTACGGAGATTTGTCTTGATCCAGATCCGTCGGTAAAAACGCTTGGCCTAACTTGGATGCCGGGTACTGATACTCTACGATTCCAATTCAACGTTCCGCCGTTAGATGAAGCAGAATCTCTGACCAAGCGCAAGGTTCTGTCTATTATCGCGACCCTTTTCGATCCGCTAGGACTCATCGGTGCTGCCATAACGGCGTATAAGGTGTTTATGCAGATGTTGTGGACTCTGAAGAACGAAGATCAAGAACGCTTAGATTGGGATCAGCAGCTTCCCAAAACGGTGGGTGAGACGTGGCGATTGTTTCATCAACAACTTCCAATAATCAACCAGATCAGGATCAACCGATGCGTCATTATCCCGGAGGCAACACGGATAGAACTCCATTGTTTTTCGGACGCCTCGGAGACGGCATATTGA
- the LOC134222657 gene encoding uncharacterized protein LOC134222657, whose translation MYDKVKKAIRLPLPAHFWTDSTCVQRWIAATPSTWSPYVGNRCAKIQRLTEGFQWRHVPGVQNPADLISRGITPENIAENSFWWHGPGWLLEGQEKWPQPPAVQEAEEVEVEKRRTVTAAMTTSEDTFIDEYVAKFSNYSKLIRSTAVWQRLIKLLKMPKEHRKGGFFTTEELSKAEHTIVRLVQKVTLSDEWKALSEGIPVSRKSQLRWFHPYMSQEGMIRLGGRLRHSSESEDFKHPIVLPKGHQLTRLLFEDYHKRLLHAGPQLLLSTVRLKFWPLGGRSIARQVVHRCYKCFRAKPSPVKQFMGELPAERVTVARPFSRTGIDFFGPVYVRPGPRRTAVKAYGAIFVYGDQGGAP comes from the coding sequence ATGTATGACAAGGTGAAGAAGGCCATCAGACTCCCATTGCCTGCACATTTCTGGACGGACTCTACTTGTGTTCAACGGTGGATAGCAGCTACGCCATCTACCTGGAGCCCGTATGTTGGAAACAGGTGCGCAAAAATTCAACGGTTAACGGAAGGTTTCCAGTGGCGCCATGTTCCAGGTGTTCAAAACCCTGCGGATCTTATCTCCAGAGGAATCACACCAGAAAACATTGCTGAGAATAGTTTCTGGTGGCATGGTCCTGGTTGGCTGTTAGAAGGACAAGAAAAATGGCCTCAGCCACCAGCCGTTCAGGAAGCAGAAGAGGTCGAAGTAGAGAAACGCCGTACCGTAACGGCAGCCATGACAACAAGCGAAGATACATTCATCGATGAGTACGTTGCCAAGTTTTCGAACTATTCTAAATTGATTCGGAGTACTGCTGTATGGCAACGTTTGATCAAGTTGCTCAAGATGCCGAAGGAGCATAGGAAAGGTGGATTTTTCACCACGGAGGAGCTCAGTAAAGCCGAACACACCATCGTTCGGCTAGTCCAGAAAGTTACGCTGTCCGATGAATGGAAGGCTTTATCGGAAGGAATTCCGGTTTCACGGAAGTCGCAGTTACGATGGTTCCACCCGTACATGTCGCAGGAGGGAATGATTCGCCTCGGCGGACGCTTACGACATTCATCCGAGTCGGAGGACTTCAAACATCCTATTGTACTGCCGAAAGGTCATCAACTGACTCGATTACTGTTTGAGGACTATCATAAACGATTGCTCCATGCAGGACCGCAATTGCTACTGAGTACTGTTCGGTTAAAATTCTGGCCATTAGGAGGAAGGAGTATCGCACGGCAGGTGGTTCATCGCTGCTACAAGTGTTTCCGAGCAAAGCCGTCTCCTGTGAAGCAGTTCATGGGTGAATTGCCAGCAGAAAGAGTAACGGTAGCCCGTCCGTTTTCGCGAACGGGAATAGATTTTTTTGGTCCTGTGTATGTTAGGCCAGGTCCCAGACGAACCGCTGTGAAGGCGTATGGTGCCATTTTTGTGTATGGCGACCAAGGCGGTGCACCTTGA